In Pseudoduganella albidiflava, a single window of DNA contains:
- a CDS encoding GMC family oxidoreductase N-terminal domain-containing protein, giving the protein MDSFPSSCDAIVVGSGPGGASVARTLAAAGARVLVLERGGAAPVAGTLTQMAAMAAIPGKGAFFHRDASLLVRGVTAGGSSTINFATAASPPASLARLGIDLADDERALRAELPLGPLPDELIGPMAQRIMAAARDAGLGWHKLDKMIRPAICRTGCWRCVYGCPFGAKWTARDFLDEACRHGARLVADARVERVIMEGGRAAGVEVTAGGAVHTVRAPVVVLAAGGIGSPRLLYQSGLAPATVPFFSDPVVAVMGSVDDLDGGAEVPMAAGLALPDEGISFADLALPQPMYGAFAAQVGRFDRLGAHRRTLSIMVKIADEAGGAVGPRWVDKTLTTADKAKLRRGVDIARGILRQAGAKHVFDSHHFAAHPGGTAPVGTVVDTGLQTRTPGLYVCDAAVLPAPWGLPPTLTLLCLGRRLGRQLAAAATERPAA; this is encoded by the coding sequence CGGGGCGGCGCCGCGCCCGTGGCGGGCACGCTCACGCAGATGGCGGCCATGGCGGCGATTCCCGGCAAGGGCGCGTTCTTCCACCGCGATGCCTCGCTGCTGGTGCGCGGCGTCACGGCGGGCGGCAGTTCCACCATCAACTTCGCCACCGCGGCATCGCCGCCGGCATCGCTGGCACGCCTGGGGATCGACCTGGCCGACGATGAACGCGCGTTGCGCGCCGAACTGCCGCTGGGTCCCCTGCCCGACGAGCTGATCGGGCCGATGGCGCAGCGCATCATGGCGGCCGCGCGCGACGCCGGCCTGGGCTGGCACAAGCTGGACAAGATGATCCGCCCGGCGATCTGCCGTACCGGCTGCTGGCGCTGCGTGTACGGCTGCCCGTTCGGCGCCAAGTGGACGGCGCGCGATTTCCTCGACGAAGCCTGCCGCCACGGCGCGCGGCTGGTGGCCGATGCGCGGGTGGAAAGGGTGATCATGGAAGGTGGCCGCGCTGCGGGCGTGGAAGTCACGGCAGGCGGTGCCGTGCACACGGTGCGCGCGCCTGTCGTGGTGCTGGCCGCCGGCGGCATCGGCAGCCCGCGCCTGCTGTACCAGTCGGGCCTGGCGCCGGCAACCGTGCCGTTCTTCAGCGACCCGGTGGTGGCGGTGATGGGCAGCGTGGACGATCTCGACGGCGGCGCCGAAGTCCCGATGGCGGCCGGCCTGGCACTGCCGGACGAGGGGATATCGTTCGCCGACCTGGCCTTGCCGCAGCCGATGTACGGCGCCTTCGCCGCGCAGGTGGGCCGCTTCGACCGGCTGGGCGCGCACCGCCGCACTTTATCGATCATGGTGAAGATCGCCGACGAAGCCGGTGGCGCCGTGGGACCGCGCTGGGTGGACAAGACGCTGACGACGGCGGACAAGGCGAAGCTGCGCCGCGGCGTGGACATCGCCCGCGGCATCCTGCGGCAGGCCGGCGCGAAGCACGTCTTCGACAGCCATCACTTCGCCGCGCACCCGGGCGGCACCGCGCCGGTCGGCACCGTGGTCGACACCGGCCTGCAAACCCGCACGCCGGGCCTGTATGTGTGCGACGCCGCCGTGCTGCCGGCGCCCTGGGGCTTGCCGCCCACGCTCACCCTCCTGTGCCTGGGCCGGCGGCTGGGCCGGCAGCTGGCCGCAGCCGCCACGGAGCGGCCAGCCGCCTGA
- a CDS encoding sensor histidine kinase: MRLKARQLPPWTLAVAGPLMFGSLDVAAVLTETPERLSLHTFTGWFAIGLLKLLGMPVATHAFGLYVASKCAVVGLCAALAYGACTTPLPHRRRLFLGAQLACALAMDSLVFNMLVAAQLAMLLPARTGLRWLAAQYLLGVAADTTLLLSASLPPGRVVPMLAYLSAERLLIGAAFFVGSLVLRERRSRLALAAAHAQVLATQTLLGETVRGAERLRIARDLHDTLGHHLTALNLHLDLAVRQAGGTAPAALGTAHALGKDLLAEVRGVVTHARQDRPIDLAEALRVMCAGLPALRTELHIDARAARHPPHVAHALFCCIQEAVTNTLRHAQATALTIQLDTSAGTTVARVTDDGLGTPAIAEGNGLRGMRERLTDMGGELRIAGGMPRGLALEMRLPGVPA, encoded by the coding sequence ATGAGACTGAAAGCCCGCCAGCTGCCGCCGTGGACGCTCGCGGTCGCCGGGCCGCTGATGTTCGGATCGCTGGACGTGGCGGCCGTGCTGACCGAAACGCCCGAGCGGCTTTCGCTGCACACCTTTACCGGCTGGTTCGCGATCGGGCTGCTGAAGCTGCTCGGGATGCCGGTGGCCACGCACGCCTTCGGCCTGTACGTGGCAAGCAAGTGCGCGGTGGTCGGCCTGTGCGCGGCCCTGGCGTACGGCGCCTGCACCACGCCCCTGCCGCACCGGCGCCGCCTGTTCCTGGGCGCCCAGCTGGCCTGCGCACTGGCGATGGATTCGCTGGTCTTCAACATGCTCGTGGCGGCCCAGCTGGCGATGCTGCTGCCGGCGCGCACCGGCTTGCGCTGGCTTGCCGCGCAATACCTGCTCGGCGTTGCCGCCGATACCACGCTGCTCCTGTCGGCCAGCTTGCCGCCGGGGCGCGTGGTGCCCATGCTGGCCTACCTGTCGGCGGAACGGCTGCTGATCGGCGCGGCGTTCTTCGTGGGCAGCCTGGTGCTGCGCGAGCGCCGCTCACGCCTCGCGCTGGCCGCCGCCCATGCCCAGGTGCTGGCCACGCAGACGCTGCTGGGCGAAACGGTGCGCGGCGCCGAGCGCCTGCGCATCGCGCGCGACCTGCACGATACCCTGGGCCATCACCTGACGGCGCTGAACCTGCATCTCGACCTGGCCGTGCGCCAGGCCGGCGGCACCGCGCCCGCGGCGCTGGGTACCGCGCATGCGCTCGGCAAGGACCTGCTGGCCGAGGTGCGCGGCGTGGTCACCCATGCGCGCCAGGACCGTCCGATCGATCTCGCCGAGGCGCTGCGCGTGATGTGCGCCGGGCTGCCGGCGCTGCGGACTGAATTGCACATCGATGCGCGGGCGGCCCGCCACCCGCCGCACGTGGCCCACGCACTGTTCTGCTGCATCCAGGAAGCGGTGACGAACACGCTGCGCCATGCGCAGGCGACAGCGCTGACGATCCAGCTCGACACCAGCGCGGGCACCACCGTCGCGCGCGTCACCGACGATGGCCTCGGCACGCCGGCGATCGCCGAAGGCAATGGCTTGCGCGGCATGCGCGAGCGGCTGACGGACATGGGTGGCGAGTTGCGCATCGCCGGCGGGATGCCGCGCGGACTGGCCCTCGAGATGCGCCTGCCGGGGGTGCCGGCATGA